A part of Patagioenas fasciata isolate bPatFas1 chromosome 28, bPatFas1.hap1, whole genome shotgun sequence genomic DNA contains:
- the TESPA1 gene encoding protein TESPA1, with protein MEGTSVLSPSWWEKRRAWARQSRSWRPTVPDEDEVAPATRGVPELPPPHLDDVFLEGSPSRKIETWLQECGSLVEEPEEPGSPGPLGCGNNRTSFEDDLTLGAEALLLLGSHEATGRTPRDKPPSVASSSLSSLPTKTSCSVAAVLAWRQEDAEEILASLGFAHSEPGAMARVPPRFLATPSRARGMDVGLFLRAQARRLETEEPGLALAGRFQQAQALAATADSFFCLYSYVSRTPVRCICPPRPAWPCPPVPGTRVSPPAQLATLSPVERLKKVVSTMSLYVSPRNGDNLGDKDDLRDGDNPWGTGQVSPVSPALGKGMREEMFGLDAANVPMSWGGGGNTGTLQHPWGAMRGPQAPLSPRLVWAVPVCPHHCGGEGEQAMSPSPTPVGTLVGAAWGHAERCCPHGSGDSPTGVTGDAPCPPRAGQEEHQLDAAAGVTLSPAPGPLSPYTKDPQHSMGTCSPSPDTPRTGGHRSGDRHWGGPLKDTGHPPGKVPVSPCPHWQEPGDSFELEELPSTSEDDDDDNDNDNEGDTHVESGRSLCPSVTIRRSFMLHGGSGRSDSSGFVEEPVWGHPPPWLCDTDQMA; from the exons ATGGAGGGGACGTCGGTGCTGAGCCCGTCCTGGTGGGAGAAGCGGCGAGCGTGGGCCCGGCAGAGCCGGAGCTGGCGACCCACGGTCCCCGATGAGGACGAGGTGGCCCCCGCCACCCGCGGTGTCCCCGAGCTGCCGCCCCCCCACCTGGACGACGTCTTTCTCGAAG gaagCCCCTCCAGGAAGATCGAGACGTGGCTGCAGGAGTGCGG GTCACTGGTGGAGGAGCCGGAGGAGCCAGGCTCACCGGGTCCCTTGG GGTGTGGGAACAACAGGACCAGCTTCGAGGACGACCTGACGCTGGGAGCTGAAG CCCTTCTGCTACTGGGGAGCCACGAGGCTACAGGCAG AACCCCGAGGGACAAACCCCCCAGCGTGGCCTCCAGCAGCCTCTCCAGCCTCCCCACCAAGACCAGCTGCAG CGTGGCGGCGGTGCTGGCGTGGCGGCAGGAGGACGCCGAGGAGATCCTGGCCAGCCTGGGCTTCGCGCACAGCGAACCGGGGGCCATGGCGCGCGTCCCCCCCCGCTTCCTCGCCACCCCGTCCCGCGCCAGGGGCATGGACGTCGGGCTCTTCCTCCGCGCACAAGCGCGGCGGCTGGAGACGGAGGAGCCCGGGCTGGCGCTGGCCG GTCGCTTCCAGCAGGCGCAGGCTCTGGCTGCCACCGCCGACTCTTTCTTCTGCCTCTACTCCTACGTCTCGCGGACCCCCGTGCGGTGCAtctgtcccccccgccccgcatggccgtgtccccctgtccccggcacacgtgtgtcccccccagcccagctcgcCACCCTCTCGCCCGTTGAGCGGCTGAAGAAGGTCGTATCCACCATGTCTCTCTATGTGTCCCCGCGGAACGGGGACAACCTGGGGGACAAGGACGATCTGCGGGATGGGGACAACCCGTGGGGGACCGGgcaggtgtcccctgtgtcccctgccctggggaaggggatgcGGGAGGAGATGTTTGGGTTGGACGCAGCCAATGTCCCcatgagctggggagggggtgggaaCACGGGGACACTGCAGCACCCTTGGGGAGCAATGAGGGGTCCCCAAGCGCCGCTGTCACCTCGCCTGGTGTGggctgtccccgtgtgtccccatcactgtggtggggagggggagCAGGCGATGTCCCCAAGCCCAACCCCAGTGGGGACACTGGTTGGAGCTGCGTGGGGACACGCAGAGCGGTGCTGTCCCCATGGCAGTGGTGACAGCCCCACGGGGGTGACCGGGGACGCTCCGTGTCCCCCGAGAGCAGGACAGGAGGAGCACCAACTGGACGCTGCTGCAGGTGtcaccttgtccccagcgccgggTCCCCTGTCCCCCTACACCAAGGACCCCCAGCACTCCATGGGGACTTGTTCCCCCAGCCCAGACACCCCAAGAACCGGAGGTCACCGGAGTGGGGACCGGCACTGGGGGGGCCCCCTGAAGGACACCGGACACCCCCCCGGgaaggtccccgtgtccccctgtccccactggcAGGAACCGGGTGACTCCTTCGAGCTGGAGGAG CTCCCGAGCACCAGCGAGGACGATGAcgatgacaatgacaatgacaatgaaGGTGACACCCACGTGGAATCCGGtcggtccctctgtccctccgTCACCATCCGGAGAA GTTTCATGCTGCACGGTGGCAGCGGCCGGTCCGACAGCAGCGGCTTCGTGGAGGAGCCGGTGTGGGGACACCCACCCCCCTGGCTTTGTGACACCGACCAGATGGCCTGA
- the PPP1R1A gene encoding protein phosphatase 1 regulatory subunit 1A: protein MEPNSPRKIQFTVPLLEPHLDPEAAEQIRRRRPTPANLVLSSDQSSPEIDEDRLPNPLLKSGLTVSPRQRKKVSRTTPTMKELQMMVEHHLCKQAQDEDEEAAAATGCCHHGDTEHSHSPGGTCPLATHEGGPGPGQRTHGDGRQSPGDGDTHIAPRDSAGQGAGSSQ, encoded by the exons ATGGAGCCCAACAGCCCCCGCAAGATCCAGTTCACGGTGCCGCTGCTGGAGCCGCATCTGGACCCGGAGGCGGCCGAGCAG ATCCGAAGGCGCCGACCGACTCCGGCCAACCTGGTCCTGAGCAGCGATCAGTCGTCCCCAG AAATCGATGAGGACCGGCTGCCCAACCCCCTGCTGAAG TCGGGTCTGACCGTGTCACCCAGGCAGAGGAAGAAGGTTTCCCGCACCACCCCAACCATGAAAG agCTGCAGATGATGGTGGAGCATCACCTGTGCAAGCAGGCGCAGGACGAGGACGAGGAGGCGGCCGCTGCCACCGGCTGCTGCCACCACGGTGACACCGAGCACAGCCACAGCCCCGGTGGCACCTGCCCGCTGGCCACACACGAGggtggccccggccccggccagc GGACCCATGGGGACGGGCGGCAGAgcccaggggatggggacacccataTAGCACCGAGGGACAGTGCCGGGCAGGGTGCGGGCAGCAGCCAGTAG
- the PDE1B gene encoding dual specificity calcium/calmodulin-dependent 3',5'-cyclic nucleotide phosphodiesterase 1B, producing the protein MGSWVPPKGSWGRSPPIALTGVPDTLPTAGPGAFPRFPHSPVGVPPSPPGAGAERGWADPGSRPPPPAPSAPPRPPAGAGSGKVATEPGRWRRSRRHRLHRDTAAPSAAAPAAPALPGRASSGAMEPPRSLPGLQPEREGPDPAGGCCPSPLEIKSAPSKKIWVKLRALLRFMVKQLETGEVNVEELRRNLEYAASLLEAVCIDETRQMLDTEDELRAMGSDAAVPSEVRDWLAATFTQQARAKGRRAEEKPKFRSIVHAVQAGIFVERMFRRTYTAVGPSYSTSVLNCLKSLDLWCFDVFTLNRVTDDHSLRTIVFELFTRHNLNSRFKIPTVFLTTLLDALETGYGKYRNPYHNQVHAADVTQTVHCFLLRTGMLHYLTEIEVLATIFAAAIHDYEHTGTTNSFHIQTKSDCAILYNDRSVLENHHISAVFRMMQDDEMNIFVNLTKDEFAELRALVIEMVLATDMSCHFQQVKSMKTSLQQLERIDKSKVLSLLLHAADISHPTKQWAVHSRWTKALMEEFFRQGDKEAELGLPFSPLCDRTSTLVAQSQIGFIDFIVEPTFSVLTDVAEKLVLPLAEDGTKSKGNPAATQPPSSQWRQPSLDEHLELGDIKSDLAGFRSTWTKYIQENKQKWKERAASGITNQASIEELSPCEEPPATRNNQNGDVE; encoded by the exons atgggGTCCTGGGTACCCCCAAAGGGGTCCTGGGGACGTTCCCCCCCCATAGCCCTTACGGGGGTCCCGGACACGCTCCCCACGGCGGGTCCCGGGGCATTTCCCCGCTTTCCCCACAGCCCCGTGGGGGTCCCGCCCTCCCCACCCGGTGCCGGTGCTGAGCGGGGCTGGGCGGACCCCGGTTCCCGGCCCCCGCCCCCGGCTCcctccgcccctccccgccctccCGCCGGTGCCGGCTCGGGGAAAGTTGCGACGGAGCCCGGGCGGTGGAGACGGAGCCGGCGGCACCGGCTGCACCGGGacacggcagcaccgagcgcggcaGCACCGGCAGCACCGGCTCTTCCCGGCCGAGCATCCTCGG GGGCCATGGAGCCGCCGCGGAGCCTCCCGGGGCTGCAGCCCGAGCGTGAGGGGCCGGACCCGGCCGGCGGCTGCTGCCCCTCCCCGCTGGAGATCAAGTCCGCCCCCAGCAAGAAGATTTGGGTCAAGCTCCGAGCGCT GCTGCGGTTCATGGTGAAGCAGCTGGAGACGGGCGAGGTGAACGTGGAGGAGCTGCGCAGGAACCTGGAGTACGCGGCCTCGCTGCTCGAGGCCGTTTGCATCGACGAGACCAG GCAGATGCTGGACACGGAGGACGAGCTGCGGGCCATGGGCTCGGACGCCGCCGTCCCCTCCGAGGTGCGGGACTGGCTGGCGGCCACCTTCACCCAGCAGGCGCGCGCCAAGGGCCGCCGCGCCGAGGAGAAACCCAAGTTCCGCAGCATCGTCCACGCAGTCCAGGCCGGAATCTTCGTggagag GATGTTTCGCCGGACGTACACGGCCGTGGGGCCCAGCTACTCCACCTCCGTCCTCAACTGCCTGAAG AGCCTCGACCTTTGGTGCTTCGACGTCTTCACGCTGAACCGGGTGACGGACGATCACTCCCTGCGCACCATCGTCTTCGAGCTCTTCACCCGACACAACCTCAACAGCCGCTTCAAG ATCCCCACCGTCTTCCTGACCACGCTGCTGGATGCGCTGGAGACCGGATACGGCAAGTACCGCAACCCCTACCACAACCAGGTCCACGCCGCCGATGTCACCCAGACCGTCCACTGCTTCCTGCTGCGCACTGGGATGCTG CACTACCTGACGGAGATCGAGGTCCTGGCCACCATCTTCGCTGCCGCCATCCACGACTACGAGCACACGGGCACCACCAACAGCTTCCACATCCAGACCAA gtcgGACTGCGCCATCCTCTACAACGACCGCTCGGTGCTGGAGAACCACCACATCAGCGCCGTGTTCCGCATGATGCAGGATGACGAGATGAACATCTTCGTCAACCTCACCAAGGACGAGTTTGC GGAGCTGCGGGCGCTGGTGATCGAGATGGTCCTGGCCACCGACATGTCCTGCCACTTCCAGCAGGTCAAGTCCATGAAGACGtcgctgcagcagctggagcg GATCGACAAGTCCAAGGTGCTGTCGCTGCTGCTGCATGCGGCCGATATCAGCCACCCCACCAAGCAATGGGCCGTGCACAGCCGCTGGACCAAGGCGCTCATGGAGGAGTTCTTCAGGCAG GGGGACAAGGAGGCCGAGCTGGGGCTGCCCTTCTCGCCGCTCTGCGACCGCACTTCAACGCTGGTGGCCCAGTCGCAGATCG GCTTCATCGACTTCATCGTGGAACCCACCTTCTCGGTGCTGACCGACGTGGCCGAGAAGCTGGTGCTGCCCCTCGCTGAGGACGGCACCAAGTCCAAGGGCAACCCGGCGGCCACCCAGCCACCCAG ctcGCAGTGGCGGCAGCCGTCCCTGGATGAGCACCTGGAGCTGGGGGACATCAAATCCGACCTGGCCGGGTTCCGCTCCACCTGGACCAAGTACATCCAGGAGAACAAGCAGAAGTGGAAGGAGCGGGCGGCCAGTG gcatCACCAACCAGGCGTCCATCGAGGAGCTGTCACCCTGCGAGGAGCCGCCCGCCACCAGAAACAACCAGAATGGGGACGTGGAATAA